The genomic segment CGAAAATGTTAACCCTCGGCACCCATGCGGCCTCTGGATCGGCCTTGATGCGGTTGTAGCGCGTAATCACATGCAGCACATTCATCAACTGACGTTTGTACTCGTGGATACGTTTGATTTGCACATCAAACAGCGCTTTCGGGTTTACCACCACATTCAGGTGCTGCGCGATGTAAATCGCGAGCCGTTTTTTGTTCTCAAGCTTCGCCTCGCGCACCTGCTGGTTCACCGTCGGGTAGTCGATATGCTGCTCAAGCTCACTCAACTGGCTAAGATCGGTGCGCCAGGTCCGGCCGATATTGTCATCAAGCACGTCCGAGAGCGCCGGGTTCGCGAGCGCCAGCCAGCGGCGCGGCGTCACGCCGTTGGTGACGTTTAAGAAGCGCATCGGGAAGATCTTCGCGAAGTCGGCGAACAGCGACTGAACCATCAGGTTGGAGTGAAGCTCTGATACCCCGTTGACCTTGTGGCTGATAATGACCGCAAGCCACGCCATACGCACGCGGCGACCGCTGGATTCGTCGATAATCGACACGCGGCTTAACAGCCCGGTATCGTTCGGGTACTGCTCCTGAACGGTACGCAGGAAGTAGTCGTTAATTTCAAAAATGATTTGCAGATGGCGCGGCAGGATCTTGCCAAGCATATCCACAGGCCAGGTTTCCAGCGCCTCGCTCATCAGCGTGTGGTTGGTATATGAGAACACCTGGCAGGTCACTTCAAACGCCTCATCCCAACTGAACTTATGCTCATCAATAAGCAAACGCATCAGTTCCGGAATCGACAGCACCGGGTGGGTATCGTTGAGGTGAATCGCCACCTTCTGCGCCAGATTGGCGTAGGTTTTATGCAACATAAAGTGGCGGCTTAAAATGTCCTGCACCGTCGCAGAAACCAGGAAGTATTCCTGACGCAGACGCAGTTCACGCCCGGAATAGGTGGAGTCATCCGGGTAGAGCACGCGCGACACGTTTTCGGAGTGGTTTTTATCTTCCACTGCCGCGAAGTAGTCGCCCTGGTTAAATTTACCCAGGTTGATTGCGCTACTCGCCTGCGCGCTCCAGAGCCGCAGCGTGTTGGTGGCATCAGTGTCATAGCCTGGGATGATTTGATCAGAGGCCACCGCGATAATCTCTTCGGTTTCCACCCAGCGGGTCTTTTTCCCCTCCTGCTGGATGCGTCCGCCGAAACGCACTTTATAGCGCGTGTTATGGCGCTGGAACTCCCACGGGTTGCCATATTCCAGCCAGTAATCCGGAGATTCCTTCTGCCGGCCATCGACAATATTCTGCTTAAACATGCCGTAGTCGTAGCGGATGCCGTAGCCGCGCCCGGGCAGGCCAAGCGTTGCCAGGGAATCCAGGAAGCAGGCCGCAAGACGCCCGAGCCCGCCGTTACCGAGACCGGGGTCGTTCTCTTCGTCGATGAGCTCTTCCAGACTCAGGCCCATTCCTTCCAGCGCGTCCTGCACATCTTCGTAGATACCGAGCGACAGCAGCGCGTTAGACAACGTGCGGCCAATCAGAAACTCCATCGACAAATAGTAGACCTGGCGCACTTCCTGCGAAAGTTGCGCACGGTTAGAGCGCAGCCAGCGTTCCACCATGCGGTCACGTACCGCAAACAGCGTGGCGTTCAGCCACTCATGTTTGTTGGCAATGGCCGGATCTTTACCGATGGTGAACATCAGCTTATAGGCGATAGAGTGTTTTAACGCCTCCACGCTGAGAGTTGGCGACGCATAGCTAAAGGGTTCATTCATCGACGTGTTCCTTTACAACAAGCGTTGATAAAGTTCGCGGTAAGATTTCGCCGCGACCTGCCAGCTAAAGTCCATCCCCATGGCCTGGCGCTGAACAAAACGCCAGAGAGACGGACGGGACC from the Cronobacter condimenti 1330 genome contains:
- the glgP gene encoding glycogen phosphorylase, with translation MNEPFSYASPTLSVEALKHSIAYKLMFTIGKDPAIANKHEWLNATLFAVRDRMVERWLRSNRAQLSQEVRQVYYLSMEFLIGRTLSNALLSLGIYEDVQDALEGMGLSLEELIDEENDPGLGNGGLGRLAACFLDSLATLGLPGRGYGIRYDYGMFKQNIVDGRQKESPDYWLEYGNPWEFQRHNTRYKVRFGGRIQQEGKKTRWVETEEIIAVASDQIIPGYDTDATNTLRLWSAQASSAINLGKFNQGDYFAAVEDKNHSENVSRVLYPDDSTYSGRELRLRQEYFLVSATVQDILSRHFMLHKTYANLAQKVAIHLNDTHPVLSIPELMRLLIDEHKFSWDEAFEVTCQVFSYTNHTLMSEALETWPVDMLGKILPRHLQIIFEINDYFLRTVQEQYPNDTGLLSRVSIIDESSGRRVRMAWLAVIISHKVNGVSELHSNLMVQSLFADFAKIFPMRFLNVTNGVTPRRWLALANPALSDVLDDNIGRTWRTDLSQLSELEQHIDYPTVNQQVREAKLENKKRLAIYIAQHLNVVVNPKALFDVQIKRIHEYKRQLMNVLHVITRYNRIKADPEAAWVPRVNIFAGKAASAYYMAKHIIHLINDVAKVINNDPQVKDRLKVVFIPNYSVSLAQLIIPAADLSEQISLAGTEASGTSNMKFALNGALTIGTLDGANVEMQEHVGEENIFIFGNTADEVEELRRAGYKPRDFYEKDEELREVLTQIGTGVFSPDEPGRYRDLVDSLINFGDHYQVLADYRSYVDCQDKVDELYLQPEVWTTRAMHNIANMGYFSSDRTIQEYAENIWHISPVRL